TCACCGGCCAGAATGCGATTTGGCCCGCCGACCACTGGTGGCAACGCTACGGCGACAGCCAGCTCGACGCCCTCGTGGATGAAGCGCTGGCCAACAGCCCGTCGATGAGTTCCGCCCAGGCCCGCCTGGCCCAGGCCAATGCCGCCGTCAGCACGGCGCGCTCGTCGCTGCTGCCCAAGGTGGACGCCAACTACACGCTGAACCGCGAGCACCTGTCCAAGCAGTACATCTACCCTGCCCCGCTGGGCGGCTCGGTGGTCAGCGACAACCGGCTGGCGCTGGACTTCAGCTATGAACTGGATCTCTGGGGCAAGAACCGCTCGCGCCTGAAGTCGGCGGTCTCGCAGCAGGCGGCCGCGGCGGCCGATGCGCAGGCCGCGCGCAACCTGCTCGCCAGCGCTGTCGTGCGCGCCTACCTCAATCTGCAGAACGGCTTCGCCCAGCGCAGCGTGCTCAAGCGCGTGCTGGCGCAGCGCGCCGACGTGCTCGAACTGACGCGCGGCCGCTACTCGGCCGGCCTGGACACGCAGGTCGAGGTCAAGCAGGCGGAATCATCGCTGGCCGCGGGCAAGGTCGAACTGACGCAAGTCGAGACCACGCTGGCGCAGCTGCGCAACCAGGTCGCGGCGCTGGCCGGCGCCGGCCCGCAGCGCGGCCAGTCGCTGACCGAGACGGCGCTGGTCGCGCCGGCCGGCGGCGTGCCCGCCAGCGTGCCGCTGGACCTGCTGGGCCGCCGTCCCGACGTGGTGGCCGCGCGCTGGCGCGCCGAAGCCGCGCGTCACGCCATCGACACTGCCAAGGCCGAGTTCTATCCGAACATCAACCTGACCGCCTTCGCCGGTTTCCAGGCCATGGGCACCGGCAACCTGCTGGACGCGGCCTCGCGCATGGCCGGCATCGGTCCGGCGATCTCGCTGCCCATCTTCCACGGCGGCGCGCTCAACGCCAATCTGGCGGGCCGCCGCGCGGACGCGGACCTGGCGGTCTCGGACTACAACCAGTCCGTGCTGGACGCCGTGCGCCAGGTGGCCGATGCGCTCGACGGCCTGCGCCTGCTGGACCAGGAACGGGGCGAGCAGCGCCAGGCGCGCGCCGCCATCGAGGCGGCCTACGACCTGGCCGTCAAGCGCTACAAGGCCGGCATGGGCAATTACCTGTCGGTGCTGATCGCGCAGACGGGCGTGCTGACCCAGGCCCGCCTCGACACCGACCTGCGCATCCGCGCCTACCAGCTGGACGCCGACCTGGCCTACGCACTGGGCGGCGGCTACACACCCGCCGCGCCCGCCGCCCCTGACGCCCAGCCCGCGCCCGCTGGCGCCACCACTCACTGACCGACCCGGATTCAGACGTCATGAACGCTCCCGCTACCAATCCCGCCCGCAAACGCCTGCTGCTGCTCGCGACCGGCGCTTTCGTGCTCATCGCCATCGCCTACGGCATCTGGTGGGCCCTGTTCGGCGCCCATTTCGAAAACACCGACGACGCCTACGTGCACGGCAATCTGGTGCAGATCACGCCGCAGGTGCCCGGCACCATCGTCGCCATCGAGGCCGACGACACCGAAACCGTGAGCGCCGGCCAGCCGCTGGTGCGTCTCGATTCCGCCGACACCGACGTGGCGCTGCAACAGGCCCAGGCCAAGCTGGCCCAGACCGTGCGCCAGGTCCGCACCTATTACGTGCAGAACGATGCGCTGGCCGCCGACGTCGACCTGCGCAGCGCCGACATCGTGCGCGCCCAGGCCGAGCTGGCCCGCGCCCAGAGCGACGTCAGCCGCCGCCAGCAGTTGGCCAAGTCCGGCGGCGTCAGCGGCGAGGAAATCCTGCACGCCGAAGCCGCGCTGAAGTCCGCGCAGTCCGGCCTGGCCCAGGCCAAGGCCGCGCTGGCCGCCGCGCGCGCCAAGCTCGCCACCAACCAGGCGCTGACCCGGGGCACCGACGTGGCCGGGCACCCGGACGTGCAGCAGGCCGTCGCCGGCCTGCGCAATGCCTGGCTGGCGCAATCGCGCACCGTGCTGCCCGCGCCGGTCGGTGGCGTGGTGGCGCGCCGCAGCGCCCAGGTCGGCCAGCGTGTCGCCCCGGGCGCCGCGCTGATGACCGTGGTGCCGCTGGATCAGGTGTGGGTGGAAGCCAACTTCAAGGAAGGCCAGCTGCGCAAGATGCGCATTGGCCAGCCCGTCAAGATGAATGCCGACCTGTACGGCACCTCGGTGACCTACCACGGCACGATCGCCGGCCTGGATGCCGGCACCGGCAGCGCCTTCGCGCTGCTGCCCGCACAGAACGCCACGGGCAACTGGATCAAGGTGGTGCAGCGCGTGCCCGTGCGCATCACGCTCGATCCCGAGGACCTGAAGAAGCACCCGCTGCGCGTGGGCCTGTCGATGGAAGTGGAAGTCGATGTGGGCAAGCAGGACGGCGAACCGCTGACGCAGGCCGAACGCAAGGAACCGGCCTGGTCCACCCGCGCATTTGAGCCGGCGCACGGCGAGATCGACGCCATGGTCGCCAAGATCATCCGTGACAACCTGGACACCAGCGACGCCGTGGCGTCGGCGGCGTCCGCCGGCCCGGCCCGCTGAGGAACCGCCATGAGCACTCCCGCCCA
The Achromobacter sp. AONIH1 DNA segment above includes these coding regions:
- a CDS encoding efflux RND transporter periplasmic adaptor subunit, with the translated sequence MNAPATNPARKRLLLLATGAFVLIAIAYGIWWALFGAHFENTDDAYVHGNLVQITPQVPGTIVAIEADDTETVSAGQPLVRLDSADTDVALQQAQAKLAQTVRQVRTYYVQNDALAADVDLRSADIVRAQAELARAQSDVSRRQQLAKSGGVSGEEILHAEAALKSAQSGLAQAKAALAAARAKLATNQALTRGTDVAGHPDVQQAVAGLRNAWLAQSRTVLPAPVGGVVARRSAQVGQRVAPGAALMTVVPLDQVWVEANFKEGQLRKMRIGQPVKMNADLYGTSVTYHGTIAGLDAGTGSAFALLPAQNATGNWIKVVQRVPVRITLDPEDLKKHPLRVGLSMEVEVDVGKQDGEPLTQAERKEPAWSTRAFEPAHGEIDAMVAKIIRDNLDTSDAVASAASAGPAR
- a CDS encoding efflux transporter outer membrane subunit, coding for MKRLLTTALALALSGCALMEPGPEPVPALDATQLGLTGQNAIWPADHWWQRYGDSQLDALVDEALANSPSMSSAQARLAQANAAVSTARSSLLPKVDANYTLNREHLSKQYIYPAPLGGSVVSDNRLALDFSYELDLWGKNRSRLKSAVSQQAAAAADAQAARNLLASAVVRAYLNLQNGFAQRSVLKRVLAQRADVLELTRGRYSAGLDTQVEVKQAESSLAAGKVELTQVETTLAQLRNQVAALAGAGPQRGQSLTETALVAPAGGVPASVPLDLLGRRPDVVAARWRAEAARHAIDTAKAEFYPNINLTAFAGFQAMGTGNLLDAASRMAGIGPAISLPIFHGGALNANLAGRRADADLAVSDYNQSVLDAVRQVADALDGLRLLDQERGEQRQARAAIEAAYDLAVKRYKAGMGNYLSVLIAQTGVLTQARLDTDLRIRAYQLDADLAYALGGGYTPAAPAAPDAQPAPAGATTH